One Epidermidibacterium keratini DNA segment encodes these proteins:
- the grpE gene encoding nucleotide exchange factor GrpE, giving the protein MTEQNDKPAEREDEPIVIRDKRRVGSDGPPQTLEEALANAGPAPKEPAAPSQDSAGNAETERLAQELADRTSDLQRVTAEYANYRKRSDREREALVPMAQAALIAKLLPVLDDIDRADEHGDLTGGFKNVADSLRQALTQTGLEQFGAEGDAFDPQIHQAVAHNPSKDVDAPVVGAVMRKGYRHGDRVLREAMVAVTTPED; this is encoded by the coding sequence ATGACTGAGCAGAACGACAAGCCAGCCGAGCGTGAAGACGAGCCGATCGTGATCCGCGACAAGCGTCGCGTGGGCTCGGACGGTCCGCCGCAGACGCTGGAGGAGGCCCTGGCCAACGCTGGGCCGGCCCCGAAGGAGCCGGCAGCGCCGTCGCAGGACTCGGCCGGCAACGCCGAGACCGAGCGGCTCGCGCAGGAGCTCGCCGATCGCACGAGCGATCTGCAGCGGGTCACCGCTGAATATGCCAACTACCGCAAGCGCTCGGACCGCGAGCGTGAGGCGCTCGTGCCGATGGCGCAGGCGGCGCTGATCGCCAAGCTGCTGCCGGTGCTCGATGACATCGACCGCGCCGACGAGCACGGCGATCTCACCGGTGGGTTCAAGAATGTCGCGGACTCACTGCGCCAGGCGCTCACCCAGACCGGGCTCGAGCAGTTCGGCGCTGAGGGCGATGCGTTTGACCCGCAGATCCACCAGGCCGTCGCGCACAACCCATCGAAGGATGTCGATGCTCCGGTCGTGGGTGCGGTCATGCGCAAGGGCTACCGCCACGGCGACCGCGTCCTGCGCGAGGCCATGGTCGCGGTCACCACCCCGGAAGACTGA
- a CDS encoding DnaJ C-terminal domain-containing protein, translating to MSQKDYFEKDYYAALGVSKDASASEIKKAYRKLASELHPDKNPGDKAAETRFKEVSEAYGVLGNAKNKAEYDEAQRLAASGFSSSGGFPGGGFGGGYPGGGYPGGYSQTFNAEDLGDLFGRAGRGGRGGAGGPNIDDLLGGLFGGGAAGPGYAQPPEKGADTDASVSLSFDDAINGVSLPLRMSGPNGTRNLTVNVPAGINDGQRFRVKGKGQPGFNGGPAGDLMVRVHIDPHPVFDRDGNNLTVTVPISFPEAALGATIKVPTLEKPVSIKIPAGTTNGRKFRAKGKGVTTPKGTGDLIVTVEVAVPANMSGDAQDALKAYADLQSGNPREHLGV from the coding sequence GTGAGCCAGAAGGACTATTTCGAGAAGGACTACTACGCCGCGCTGGGCGTGTCCAAGGACGCGAGCGCGAGCGAGATCAAGAAGGCCTACCGCAAGCTCGCCAGCGAGCTGCACCCGGATAAGAACCCGGGCGACAAGGCCGCCGAGACCCGCTTCAAAGAGGTCTCCGAGGCGTACGGCGTACTCGGCAACGCCAAGAACAAGGCCGAGTACGACGAGGCGCAGCGGCTGGCCGCGAGCGGCTTCAGCTCCTCCGGCGGATTCCCCGGCGGCGGCTTCGGTGGGGGATACCCCGGCGGCGGCTACCCCGGTGGCTACTCGCAGACGTTCAACGCCGAGGACCTAGGCGACCTCTTCGGTCGCGCGGGGCGCGGCGGGCGAGGCGGTGCTGGCGGTCCGAACATCGACGACCTGCTTGGCGGGTTGTTCGGCGGCGGCGCCGCTGGCCCGGGCTATGCCCAGCCCCCGGAGAAGGGCGCCGATACCGACGCGTCGGTGTCGCTGAGCTTCGACGACGCGATCAACGGCGTGAGCCTGCCGCTGCGGATGAGCGGACCAAACGGCACCCGCAACCTGACCGTCAACGTTCCCGCGGGAATCAACGACGGGCAGCGGTTCCGCGTCAAGGGCAAGGGCCAGCCCGGCTTCAATGGGGGACCGGCCGGCGATTTGATGGTGCGCGTGCACATCGACCCGCACCCGGTCTTCGATCGCGACGGCAACAACCTGACCGTGACCGTGCCGATCTCCTTCCCGGAGGCGGCGCTGGGCGCGACGATCAAGGTGCCGACGCTCGAGAAGCCGGTATCGATCAAGATCCCCGCGGGCACGACCAACGGACGCAAGTTCCGCGCGAAGGGCAAGGGCGTGACCACGCCTAAGGGCACCGGCGATCTGATCGTGACGGTGGAGGTCGCCGTACCGGCCAACATGTCCGGCGATGCCCAGGACGCACTGAAGGCGTACGCCGATCTGCAGTCGGGCAACCCGCGCGAACATCTGGGTGTGTAA
- a CDS encoding heat shock protein transcriptional repressor HspR, producing the protein MATKRRPRLTEVPPVEHVAEDAPVFVISIAAELAGMHPQTLRQYDRVGLVTPGRTAGGGRRYSARDVALLRMVQRLSQDEGINLAGIKRIIDLENQVDALRSRIDELLVEMAEMQMRATAAEAAVHASYRREIVPFKSMSIVPWKDFR; encoded by the coding sequence ATGGCTACCAAGAGACGACCGCGCCTGACCGAGGTGCCCCCGGTTGAGCATGTCGCCGAGGACGCGCCGGTGTTCGTGATCTCGATAGCGGCGGAGCTCGCCGGGATGCATCCGCAGACGCTGCGCCAGTACGACCGAGTCGGGCTGGTGACGCCAGGGCGCACTGCCGGCGGCGGGCGCCGCTACTCGGCCCGCGACGTCGCGCTGCTGCGCATGGTGCAGCGACTGTCGCAGGACGAAGGCATCAACCTCGCCGGCATCAAGCGGATCATCGACCTGGAAAACCAGGTCGACGCGCTGCGCAGCCGCATCGATGAGCTGCTGGTCGAGATGGCGGAGATGCAGATGCGCGCGACGGCCGCCGAGGCCGCCGTACACGCCTCGTATCGACGCGAGATCGTCCCGTTCAAGTCGATGTCGATCGTGCCGTGGAAGGACTTCCGCTAG
- a CDS encoding M48 family metallopeptidase, whose protein sequence is MSVTTPGQPGKVAVRRAVRHPREILCLVIVIALTVGAMVLAGFEFTRAIVAAEVPNTYVVLLVAAPIVVWFGRGQLYAMQRLNGIEISPRQFPEAYAEVERASRDYGLSFVPDAYVVSGNGVINAAASGHGFRRYIFINSDLFEVGGRARNPDALRFIVGHEVGHIAAGHASYWRQLFTITMGFVPIIGSVLSRAQEYTADNYGYRLRPQGAQGAMATLAGGKYLNTAIEMNEYSDRAGREKGFFVWVVNAMSSHPVLIWRSYALRDRRAPGRLLWRPRPAIVALAPPVAPSDIASPALVTAALPVVTEPPQLLPPQRGPQLPPPAGPHVPPPPIRE, encoded by the coding sequence ATGAGCGTGACGACACCAGGTCAGCCCGGCAAAGTCGCAGTACGCCGCGCGGTGCGCCATCCGCGCGAGATCCTCTGCCTCGTCATCGTGATCGCGTTGACGGTCGGCGCCATGGTGCTGGCCGGGTTCGAGTTCACCCGCGCGATCGTCGCGGCGGAGGTGCCCAACACGTACGTCGTACTGCTGGTCGCCGCTCCGATCGTCGTGTGGTTTGGCCGCGGTCAGCTCTATGCCATGCAGCGTCTGAACGGCATCGAGATCTCACCGCGGCAGTTCCCCGAGGCGTACGCCGAAGTCGAACGCGCATCGCGCGACTACGGCCTCTCGTTCGTCCCCGACGCGTACGTCGTCTCCGGCAACGGCGTCATCAACGCGGCCGCGTCGGGTCATGGCTTCCGCAGATACATCTTCATCAACAGCGATCTCTTCGAGGTCGGCGGCCGGGCGCGTAACCCCGATGCGCTGCGTTTCATCGTCGGGCACGAGGTCGGGCACATCGCGGCGGGGCACGCGAGCTACTGGCGCCAGCTCTTCACCATCACGATGGGCTTCGTGCCGATCATCGGGTCGGTGCTCAGCCGCGCCCAGGAGTACACGGCCGATAACTACGGCTACCGGCTGCGACCACAGGGTGCGCAGGGCGCGATGGCGACGCTCGCCGGCGGGAAGTACCTCAACACGGCCATCGAGATGAACGAGTACTCCGACCGCGCCGGCCGCGAGAAGGGGTTCTTTGTCTGGGTCGTCAACGCGATGTCCAGCCACCCCGTGCTGATCTGGCGCTCCTACGCGCTGCGTGACCGCCGCGCCCCTGGGCGATTGCTGTGGCGCCCGCGGCCGGCAATCGTCGCGCTCGCGCCGCCGGTCGCGCCGTCCGACATCGCCAGCCCCGCGCTGGTCACTGCGGCGCTGCCGGTCGTCACTGAGCCCCCGCAGCTGCTCCCGCCGCAGCGCGGCCCGCAGCTCCCGCCGCCGGCTGGGCCGCACGTACCTCCGCCGCCGATCCGCGAGTAG
- a CDS encoding ATP-binding cassette domain-containing protein — MTIAIEALGLVKRFGAFIAVDDVSFQVPQGSVLGMLGPNGAGKTTTVRMMTTLSEPTSGTARVAGFDVRDNPDGVRRSMGLTGQAATVDELLSGRQNLQLIGELYGLPIKRVRELADELLARFSLSEAADKMVKEYSGGMRRRLDLAVSLIAAPPVLFLDEPTTGLDPRSRSELWEVLRRLVREGTTLLLTTQYLEEADQLADNIVVIDHGKVIEQGTPLQLKDRSGAASLVVTVSEGARLGEAEQILRRFVPDVHVDEAARQLTAPAEGLGPMMRAAQAYEEVDMELDDIGLKRPSLDDVFLNLTGHRAEEPRDDEVMEPEEAPA; from the coding sequence GTGACCATTGCAATTGAGGCGCTCGGCCTGGTGAAACGCTTCGGCGCCTTCATCGCCGTCGATGACGTCAGTTTCCAAGTCCCCCAAGGCAGCGTTCTCGGCATGCTCGGGCCCAACGGCGCGGGCAAGACGACCACGGTGCGCATGATGACCACCCTCAGCGAGCCGACCTCCGGTACCGCCCGGGTCGCCGGGTTCGACGTACGCGACAACCCCGACGGCGTACGCCGCTCCATGGGCCTGACTGGGCAGGCCGCCACCGTCGACGAGCTGCTGTCGGGTCGGCAAAACCTGCAGCTCATCGGCGAGCTTTACGGACTGCCGATCAAGCGGGTGCGCGAGCTGGCCGACGAGCTGCTCGCTCGGTTCTCGCTGAGCGAGGCCGCCGACAAGATGGTCAAGGAGTACTCCGGCGGCATGCGGCGCCGGCTCGACCTCGCCGTCAGCCTGATCGCGGCGCCGCCGGTGCTGTTTCTCGACGAGCCGACGACCGGGCTTGACCCGCGCAGCCGTAGTGAGTTGTGGGAGGTGCTGCGCCGCCTGGTGCGCGAGGGTACGACGCTGCTGCTGACCACCCAGTACCTCGAAGAAGCCGACCAGCTCGCCGACAACATCGTGGTGATCGACCACGGCAAGGTGATCGAGCAGGGTACGCCGCTGCAGCTCAAGGACCGCTCCGGCGCGGCCAGCCTGGTGGTCACCGTCTCCGAAGGCGCGCGGCTCGGCGAGGCCGAGCAGATCCTGCGCCGGTTTGTCCCTGACGTGCACGTCGATGAGGCCGCCCGTCAGCTCACCGCCCCCGCGGAGGGTCTTGGCCCGATGATGCGCGCCGCACAGGCCTACGAAGAGGTCGACATGGAGCTCGACGACATCGGGCTGAAGCGACCGAGCCTGGACGACGTGTTCTTGAACCTGACCGGCCACCGCGCCGAAGAGCCTCGCGACGACGAGGTAATGGAGCCCGAGGAGGCCCCGGCATGA
- a CDS encoding ABC transporter permease, producing the protein MTATETAAPQHDAARAQTPTGASYGRQVRSLVRRNLIHIKRQPEMLSDVTIQPIMFVLLFAFVFGGSIATTSEAGYREWLLPGIMGQTMAFASFIVALGLNNDLQKGIIDRFRSLPMAKSSVLVARSISSLMHSSIGILVMALTGLIVGWRIRGSIGDAILAFGLLLLFGFAMIWIGILVGSSMRSVEAVNGVMFSTMFPITFLANTFAPTENMPSWLRTIAEWNPISSLVQSLRQLWGNDGGVPVPDGASWPLHHPILVSAGWSLLLAAIFAPLAIRAYTKRTTD; encoded by the coding sequence ATGACCGCCACCGAAACAGCCGCACCCCAGCACGATGCGGCGCGCGCGCAGACGCCAACCGGAGCGAGCTATGGGCGCCAGGTCCGTTCGCTGGTACGCCGCAACCTCATCCACATCAAGCGACAGCCCGAGATGCTCTCGGACGTCACGATCCAGCCGATCATGTTCGTGCTGCTGTTTGCGTTCGTCTTCGGCGGCTCGATCGCCACGACCAGCGAGGCCGGCTACCGCGAGTGGCTGCTGCCGGGAATCATGGGCCAGACGATGGCCTTCGCCTCGTTCATCGTGGCGCTCGGGCTCAACAACGACCTGCAAAAGGGCATCATCGATCGTTTTCGATCCTTGCCCATGGCCAAGAGCTCGGTCCTCGTCGCGCGCAGCATCTCCTCGCTGATGCACTCCTCGATCGGCATCCTGGTAATGGCCCTGACCGGCCTCATCGTCGGCTGGCGGATCCGCGGCAGCATCGGCGACGCCATCCTGGCATTCGGGCTGCTGTTGCTGTTCGGTTTCGCGATGATCTGGATCGGCATCCTCGTCGGCTCGTCGATGCGCTCGGTCGAGGCGGTCAACGGCGTCATGTTCTCGACGATGTTCCCGATCACCTTCCTGGCCAACACGTTTGCGCCGACCGAAAACATGCCGTCGTGGCTGCGCACGATCGCCGAGTGGAACCCGATCTCCTCGCTCGTGCAGTCACTGCGCCAGCTGTGGGGCAACGATGGCGGCGTACCCGTCCCGGACGGGGCTTCGTGGCCGCTGCACCACCCGATCCTGGTCTCGGCCGGATGGTCGCTGCTGCTGGCCGCGATCTTTGCCCCGCTGGCGATCCGCGCCTACACCAAGCGCACCACTGACTAG
- a CDS encoding alpha/beta fold hydrolase: protein MADHRDVALADGRVVTVYRAGVDDPAAPALVMHYGTPHTGRHPARIAELAGERGLQLVAVTRAGYGATARRVGRTVADSARDTVDALDQLGISQVAVAGYSGGGPHALAHAALLGERVADVATFASPAPYDGSEAWFGGMAADGGGLRPAAEGRAVREEHQRTAKFDPASFTDADWAALAGPWAGIGEDAQAANAAGSDDGEIDDDLAFVAPWGVEIEQITARVTLFHGGDDRIVPSHHADLLAGALSAADLRHVAGSGHVAILDELPGWMGEVAAGLRS, encoded by the coding sequence ATGGCTGACCATCGTGACGTCGCGCTCGCTGACGGGCGCGTTGTCACGGTGTATCGGGCCGGCGTCGACGATCCCGCGGCTCCGGCGCTGGTGATGCACTACGGCACTCCGCACACCGGCCGGCATCCGGCGCGGATCGCAGAGCTGGCAGGCGAGCGTGGGCTCCAGCTTGTCGCGGTGACGCGGGCCGGGTACGGCGCTACGGCTCGCCGGGTGGGACGCACGGTCGCCGATAGCGCGCGGGACACCGTCGACGCGCTGGATCAGCTCGGGATCTCACAGGTGGCGGTTGCCGGTTACTCCGGCGGCGGGCCGCACGCGTTGGCGCATGCCGCTCTGCTGGGGGAGCGAGTCGCTGACGTCGCGACCTTCGCCAGTCCGGCGCCGTACGACGGTTCTGAAGCCTGGTTTGGTGGGATGGCCGCGGACGGCGGCGGCCTGCGGCCCGCTGCCGAAGGCCGGGCAGTCCGCGAGGAACACCAGCGCACCGCCAAGTTTGACCCGGCGAGCTTCACCGACGCCGACTGGGCCGCGCTCGCGGGACCCTGGGCCGGAATCGGCGAGGACGCCCAAGCCGCGAACGCCGCGGGCAGCGACGACGGCGAGATCGATGACGACCTGGCCTTCGTCGCTCCGTGGGGCGTCGAGATCGAGCAGATCACCGCGCGGGTCACCTTGTTTCACGGCGGCGACGACCGCATCGTCCCGTCGCATCACGCCGACCTGCTCGCCGGGGCGCTTTCCGCGGCCGACTTGCGACACGTCGCGGGTTCCGGGCACGTCGCGATCCTCGACGAGCTGCCGGGCTGGATGGGCGAGGTTGCTGCCGGACTGCGGAGCTGA
- a CDS encoding glycerophosphodiester phosphodiesterase translates to MDSHQNITPRAGFGVATILIAVLLTAVQLAAPASAAPPAGKGKNETVQPLVIGHRGASGYRPEHTLASYELAARMGADYIEPDLVATKDGVLVARHENEISGTTDVAERPEFADRQTTKTIDGKPITGWFTEDFTLAELKTLRAKERLPQVRQENTVYDGKYEVPTFAEILELRASLSKELGREIGVYPETKHPTYFQSIGLPLEPALVSALKDAGLNKAKSPVFVQSFELTNLQQLRTELGLKTKTVFLTGASGAPYDLVAAGDPRTYADLLTADGLAAMSSFVDGIGPEKSQVIPRNPDGTLGTPTALVDTAHAAGLTVHPYTFRAENQFLPVDYRTGANPNDYGQIIEEMKAYLATGIDGLFTDQPDIGVVAVKEYVAGQ, encoded by the coding sequence ATGGATTCTCACCAGAACATCACGCCGCGCGCCGGGTTCGGCGTCGCGACCATCCTGATCGCGGTGCTGCTGACCGCGGTGCAGCTCGCGGCTCCGGCCAGCGCTGCGCCACCAGCGGGGAAGGGCAAGAACGAGACCGTGCAACCGCTCGTCATCGGCCACCGAGGTGCCTCCGGCTACCGGCCCGAGCACACCCTCGCCTCCTACGAGCTCGCTGCCCGCATGGGTGCCGACTACATCGAGCCCGACCTCGTCGCGACCAAGGACGGCGTACTCGTCGCCCGCCACGAAAACGAGATCAGCGGTACGACGGACGTGGCCGAGCGCCCCGAGTTCGCCGACCGCCAGACCACCAAGACGATCGACGGCAAGCCGATCACCGGCTGGTTCACCGAGGACTTCACCCTGGCCGAGCTGAAGACGCTGCGCGCGAAGGAGCGCCTGCCGCAGGTGCGCCAGGAAAACACCGTCTACGACGGCAAGTACGAGGTACCGACGTTTGCCGAGATCCTCGAGCTGCGGGCCTCGCTGAGCAAGGAGCTGGGCCGCGAGATCGGCGTCTACCCCGAGACCAAGCACCCGACGTACTTCCAGTCGATCGGCCTGCCGCTCGAGCCGGCCCTCGTCTCGGCGTTGAAGGATGCCGGGCTCAACAAGGCCAAGTCGCCGGTGTTCGTGCAGTCGTTTGAGCTGACCAACCTGCAGCAGCTGCGCACCGAGCTCGGCCTGAAGACCAAGACGGTGTTCCTGACCGGTGCCAGCGGCGCGCCGTACGACCTGGTCGCCGCCGGTGACCCGCGCACGTACGCCGACCTGCTGACCGCCGACGGCCTTGCCGCGATGAGCTCGTTTGTCGACGGGATCGGTCCGGAGAAGTCGCAGGTGATCCCGCGCAATCCCGACGGCACGCTCGGCACCCCGACCGCGCTCGTCGACACCGCCCACGCGGCCGGGCTCACGGTGCACCCCTACACCTTCCGCGCCGAAAACCAGTTCCTGCCGGTGGACTACCGCACCGGTGCCAACCCGAACGACTATGGGCAGATCATCGAGGAGATGAAGGCCTATCTGGCGACCGGGATCGACGGGCTCTTCACCGACCAGCCCGACATCGGCGTCGTCGCGGTCAAGGAGTACGTCGCCGGGCAGTAA
- a CDS encoding DUF2277 domain-containing protein, with the protein MCRNIKVLHNFAPPAYDDEIEAAALQYVRKVSGATKPSQANQAAFDDAVREVAAATAKLLDSLVTTAPPKNREEEAAKAKERSQKRFASA; encoded by the coding sequence ATGTGTCGCAATATCAAGGTTTTGCACAACTTCGCCCCGCCGGCGTACGACGATGAGATCGAGGCCGCCGCGCTGCAGTACGTCCGCAAGGTGAGCGGTGCGACCAAGCCGTCGCAGGCCAACCAAGCGGCCTTCGACGACGCGGTTCGGGAGGTCGCGGCGGCCACCGCCAAGCTGCTGGACTCACTGGTCACCACGGCCCCGCCGAAGAACCGTGAAGAAGAGGCGGCAAAGGCCAAGGAACGCAGCCAGAAGCGCTTCGCCTCCGCCTAA
- a CDS encoding N,N-dimethylformamidase beta subunit family domain-containing protein, whose translation MAATPKAWNAPDWYPERPSTQPAGPEAWCYTDKFSYLPGEHVQVHGIASTETVTLRVVRDGARPELVLKQELAAQWAPTPDDAYARGCDWPLLTTLEVDPDCQSGLYLVIITAGTGRDRWEREHFFVVRAPRPQSPYAFLLTTSTLLAYNDWGGANHYRGLGDDPLVDVPSPYSAVRRPIARGILRKPDGAPRSRLETPLGPFEHPRYEVWEWARLRGFSRHHADAFWATYERPFAVWAEREGITLDYLTQMDLHEDPTVLDGYRCLVVVGHDEYWSAQMRRTVDAFVDGGGNVARFAGNFTWQVRIADGIQTCFKAPEKDPVFGTPQQELTTTSWDNPVTGYPSATTFGLRGLNGVYAGFGTASPRGHGGLVIYRPEHWALEGSDLYYGDLLGGAPSRVATFEVDGVDYTFAGGLPFATGTDDAPADLEIIAMGPAIQAEVDRWDGTVPLGDVEDFDGAATFRPHELDGRGRPRPGYGSAMMATFSRGKGTVFNAGVCEWVAGLIHQDWFVEQVTRTVLRRLGDAGR comes from the coding sequence ATGGCGGCGACACCCAAGGCGTGGAACGCACCCGACTGGTATCCAGAACGGCCCTCCACCCAGCCAGCCGGCCCGGAAGCCTGGTGCTACACCGATAAGTTCAGCTATCTACCCGGCGAGCACGTGCAGGTGCATGGCATCGCCAGCACCGAAACGGTCACGCTGCGGGTAGTTCGCGACGGCGCACGCCCTGAGCTCGTGCTTAAGCAGGAGCTCGCCGCCCAGTGGGCGCCGACGCCCGATGACGCCTACGCGCGTGGGTGCGACTGGCCGCTGCTGACGACCCTTGAGGTGGATCCGGACTGCCAGAGCGGGCTATACCTCGTCATCATCACCGCCGGCACCGGTCGCGACCGGTGGGAGCGCGAACACTTCTTCGTCGTGCGCGCTCCGCGGCCACAGTCGCCGTACGCCTTCCTGCTCACCACCTCGACGCTGCTGGCCTACAACGACTGGGGCGGGGCCAACCACTACCGCGGACTCGGCGACGATCCGCTGGTCGACGTACCGTCTCCGTACTCCGCAGTGCGCCGGCCGATCGCTCGAGGCATCCTGCGCAAGCCGGATGGCGCCCCGCGCAGTCGCTTGGAGACTCCCCTCGGGCCGTTCGAACATCCGCGTTATGAGGTGTGGGAGTGGGCTCGGCTACGCGGCTTCTCGCGCCACCACGCCGATGCATTCTGGGCGACGTACGAGCGGCCGTTTGCGGTCTGGGCCGAACGCGAAGGCATCACGCTGGACTACCTGACCCAGATGGATCTCCATGAAGACCCGACAGTCCTCGATGGCTACCGCTGCCTGGTCGTTGTCGGCCACGACGAGTACTGGTCGGCGCAGATGCGCCGCACGGTCGATGCGTTCGTCGACGGCGGAGGCAATGTGGCCCGCTTCGCCGGCAACTTCACGTGGCAGGTGCGGATCGCCGATGGCATCCAGACCTGTTTCAAAGCGCCGGAGAAGGACCCGGTGTTCGGCACGCCGCAGCAGGAGCTCACGACTACCTCGTGGGACAACCCGGTGACCGGCTATCCCTCTGCGACGACGTTTGGATTGCGCGGGCTCAACGGCGTGTACGCCGGCTTCGGCACGGCCTCGCCTCGCGGTCATGGCGGGCTGGTCATCTACCGGCCGGAGCATTGGGCGCTGGAAGGCTCGGATCTCTACTACGGAGACCTGCTCGGCGGGGCCCCGTCGCGGGTGGCGACCTTCGAGGTCGATGGGGTCGACTACACGTTTGCCGGGGGTCTGCCGTTTGCGACTGGCACCGACGACGCGCCGGCTGATCTAGAGATCATCGCGATGGGTCCGGCCATCCAGGCCGAGGTCGACAGGTGGGACGGCACGGTCCCGCTCGGCGACGTCGAGGACTTCGACGGCGCGGCGACGTTCCGCCCGCACGAGCTCGATGGGCGTGGCCGACCCCGACCGGGCTACGGCTCGGCGATGATGGCCACCTTCAGCCGCGGCAAAGGAACCGTGTTCAACGCCGGCGTGTGCGAGTGGGTGGCGGGCCTGATCCACCAGGACTGGTTCGTCGAGCAGGTGACCCGCACGGTGCTGCGGCGGCTCGGCGACGCGGGGCGTTAG
- a CDS encoding DUF3830 family protein: MGHPTMKVGLPDYDVQAEVELAWNAAPDVVAWVWGVIAEPVATHTSHACFDGHEVFCFLPAEGRPPAPQNQTMRPKVGDVMFFGAEPHRFAALAEDRLSGHQAALYELAFMYDEVDLRHFWEDGIVGSVVGRVTTGFEEFAKACRATLDEGRTRIEISRGTPEETS, from the coding sequence GTGGGGCACCCAACGATGAAGGTCGGTCTGCCCGACTACGACGTCCAGGCCGAGGTCGAGCTGGCCTGGAATGCAGCACCGGACGTGGTCGCGTGGGTGTGGGGCGTGATCGCCGAGCCTGTCGCGACCCACACGTCGCACGCGTGCTTCGACGGCCATGAGGTGTTTTGCTTCCTGCCAGCAGAAGGCCGCCCCCCGGCACCGCAAAACCAGACGATGCGCCCCAAGGTCGGCGACGTCATGTTCTTCGGGGCAGAGCCGCACCGGTTCGCCGCACTCGCCGAGGATCGCCTGAGCGGTCACCAGGCGGCGCTCTACGAGCTGGCGTTCATGTACGACGAGGTCGACCTGCGCCACTTCTGGGAAGACGGCATCGTCGGCTCGGTGGTCGGACGCGTCACGACTGGCTTCGAGGAGTTTGCGAAAGCCTGTCGTGCCACGCTCGACGAGGGACGCACGAGAATCGAGATCTCCCGCGGAACACCGGAAGAGACCTCCTGA
- a CDS encoding TetR/AcrR family transcriptional regulator: MSKRRNPVTEDDKSAPRPAKRSVGRPRLVASRHPQLGPEGEILLAASRLLSVQGYAGTSTRQIAEAAGLQQASLYHYFPTKPAIFNALLTELSAPIIAVAQALAVEDAADDVRLHALFQADCRHVSLLPASLGTVVRLPEARTEIAAKWREQFATVLRLYAKLAAACAARQGVEGVLPVAAPHRMAGLLVGMRIDGFEEQVAPVEFADACFRFCGFRSLNARNRARATALADQLWSAQTPAPWVVAAQP; encoded by the coding sequence GTGAGCAAGCGGCGTAATCCGGTGACCGAAGATGACAAGTCCGCCCCACGGCCGGCAAAACGCAGCGTGGGACGTCCGCGCCTGGTAGCCAGCAGACACCCCCAGCTCGGACCCGAGGGCGAGATTCTGCTCGCCGCATCACGGCTACTGAGCGTCCAGGGATACGCGGGGACCTCGACTCGCCAGATCGCCGAGGCAGCAGGTTTGCAGCAGGCTTCGCTCTACCACTACTTCCCCACCAAGCCGGCGATCTTCAACGCCCTTCTCACTGAGCTAAGCGCTCCCATCATTGCGGTGGCACAGGCACTCGCAGTCGAGGACGCCGCCGACGACGTGCGCCTGCACGCGCTCTTTCAAGCTGACTGCCGACACGTGAGTCTGCTTCCGGCGAGCCTCGGCACCGTCGTCCGCCTCCCCGAGGCGCGCACCGAGATCGCGGCAAAGTGGCGCGAGCAGTTCGCGACGGTGTTGCGCCTGTACGCCAAGCTTGCGGCCGCCTGCGCTGCGCGCCAGGGAGTCGAAGGCGTGCTGCCGGTTGCCGCGCCCCATCGCATGGCCGGGCTGCTCGTCGGAATGCGCATCGACGGTTTCGAAGAGCAGGTGGCGCCGGTCGAGTTTGCCGATGCGTGCTTTCGGTTCTGCGGATTCCGCTCGCTGAACGCCCGCAACCGCGCCCGGGCCACCGCGCTGGCCGACCAGCTGTGGAGCGCGCAGACACCCGCACCGTGGGTCGTCGCCGCGCAACCCTAA